One genomic segment of Natrialbaceae archaeon AArc-T1-2 includes these proteins:
- a CDS encoding flippase, producing MRLGQTSVIYLVSKIVASLLGFLATIYFTRTLGEEIYGFYAITLALVSWLGIVKSVGFGQAIVKRMSEDEQPDAYLAAGTTVKAVLTGVVAVGVLVFREQVNAYVGQPVAEFVVLLLVVSIFSGLVNSALKGSHRVHVYAPLSTVKQGARSIAMVALVFVGWELSGMLLGHAVGTAVIAAIGLAIVRPTITIPRWRHVRELFDFAKFSWLGSMRKKTFSDMDIVVLGVFVPAGLTGIYAVAYTLAKFLDIFGSAIQTTLFPELSKRSAAGDAEMVRTLTTDAITYAGLFLIPGIVGATILGDRLMLIYGDGFEIGEQVLPILLVGILAYSYNKQLLNTLNGIDRPDLAFRANAIFIAANLVLNVAFVYAIGWLGAAIATALSAGIGLVFGFYYARELVQFTVPYAEIARQWLAAGFMGAIVYGARELGETHWIATYNEVFVVALVGLGAVVYFLALLAISRTFRTTVSRNLPFDVPFAQ from the coding sequence ATGCGCCTCGGTCAAACCTCCGTCATCTACCTCGTCTCAAAAATCGTTGCCTCCCTTCTTGGGTTTCTTGCCACCATCTACTTCACTCGAACCCTCGGTGAGGAGATCTACGGCTTCTACGCGATCACGCTCGCGCTCGTCTCGTGGCTGGGGATCGTCAAGAGCGTTGGCTTCGGGCAGGCGATCGTCAAGCGGATGAGCGAGGACGAGCAACCCGACGCCTACCTCGCGGCTGGAACGACGGTCAAGGCCGTGCTCACGGGAGTCGTGGCGGTCGGCGTCCTCGTGTTTCGCGAGCAGGTGAACGCCTACGTCGGCCAGCCCGTCGCCGAGTTCGTCGTCCTGTTGCTCGTCGTCTCGATTTTCAGCGGCCTGGTCAACTCCGCGCTTAAAGGGAGTCACCGGGTCCACGTCTACGCTCCACTGAGCACGGTCAAACAGGGTGCACGAAGCATCGCCATGGTCGCGCTCGTCTTCGTCGGCTGGGAACTGTCCGGGATGCTTCTCGGCCACGCCGTCGGGACTGCCGTGATCGCCGCAATCGGTCTCGCTATCGTGCGGCCGACGATTACGATCCCCCGATGGCGACACGTCCGCGAGTTGTTCGACTTCGCGAAGTTCTCCTGGCTCGGGAGTATGCGCAAGAAAACTTTCAGCGACATGGACATCGTCGTCCTCGGTGTGTTCGTCCCGGCAGGCCTCACCGGGATCTACGCGGTTGCGTACACGCTCGCGAAGTTCCTCGACATCTTCGGCAGCGCAATCCAGACGACGCTGTTTCCCGAACTAAGCAAGCGATCCGCCGCCGGCGACGCCGAGATGGTCCGGACGCTAACGACCGACGCGATCACCTACGCCGGATTGTTCCTGATCCCCGGCATCGTCGGTGCGACGATCCTCGGCGATCGCCTGATGCTCATTTACGGGGACGGCTTCGAGATCGGCGAGCAGGTGCTTCCCATCCTGCTCGTGGGCATCCTCGCGTACTCGTACAACAAACAGCTGCTCAACACCCTCAACGGGATCGACAGGCCGGATCTCGCTTTCCGGGCGAACGCCATCTTCATCGCCGCGAACCTCGTGCTCAACGTCGCGTTCGTCTACGCCATCGGCTGGCTCGGTGCCGCGATCGCGACGGCGTTGTCGGCCGGAATCGGGCTCGTCTTCGGCTTCTATTACGCGCGCGAACTCGTGCAGTTCACTGTCCCTTACGCCGAAATCGCCCGCCAGTGGCTCGCCGCCGGGTTCATGGGTGCGATCGTCTACGGTGCCCGCGAACTCGGCGAGACCCACTGGATCGCGACCTACAACGAGGTCTTCGTTGTGGCCCTGGTCGGTCTCGGGGCCGTAGTCTACTTCCTCGCGTTGCTCGCCATCTCGAGGACGTTCCGAACCACGGTCTCGAGAAATCTCCCCTTCGACGTGCCCTTCGCGCAGTAG
- a CDS encoding HVO_A0556 family zinc finger protein codes for MTACLPEPTVPRAPLLEYLEHSDCAFCSDGSLNQMMFDGNDAVVCDNCGTPAAQVW; via the coding sequence GTGACCGCTTGCCTGCCGGAACCGACGGTTCCTCGTGCACCACTTCTCGAGTATCTCGAACACAGTGACTGTGCATTCTGTTCGGACGGTTCGCTCAATCAGATGATGTTCGACGGAAACGACGCCGTCGTCTGTGACAATTGTGGAACGCCCGCCGCACAGGTCTGGTAA
- a CDS encoding AbrB/MazE/SpoVT family DNA-binding domain-containing protein, translating into MSSERIDAESKVSGNQANIPARIRRELGIDDGDQLQWQLEDDGSLRVQVVRQQTGTFADFDGYDGEETTDVTTEHDAWGVDDT; encoded by the coding sequence ATGAGTAGCGAACGGATCGACGCCGAAAGTAAAGTTTCAGGAAATCAAGCGAACATACCCGCCCGAATTCGACGTGAACTTGGAATCGACGACGGCGACCAACTTCAGTGGCAACTCGAAGATGATGGGAGTCTTCGTGTCCAAGTTGTCCGACAACAAACGGGGACATTCGCCGATTTCGATGGCTACGACGGCGAAGAGACGACGGATGTGACTACCGAACACGACGCATGGGGCGTCGACGACACGTGA
- a CDS encoding PIN domain-containing protein, which produces MPRALLDTSVLFAAAYRRDTAHDAALPILQGVDDGLLPEAVVLDYVLAETLNGLTTHAGHDASVDFLDRIEENTHFHIESLTADALATGKALFRQHEPFSFVDACIVAYMQTEGLGYLYAFDGDFDAAEDVYRLNTATNPYDPD; this is translated from the coding sequence ATGCCACGCGCACTACTCGATACGTCCGTTCTCTTTGCAGCAGCATACCGGCGGGACACTGCTCACGATGCTGCGCTCCCAATTCTCCAGGGAGTTGATGATGGATTGCTCCCAGAAGCTGTCGTCCTCGATTACGTTCTTGCAGAGACACTCAATGGTCTGACGACCCATGCCGGCCATGATGCGTCTGTTGATTTCCTCGATCGGATCGAGGAGAATACACACTTCCACATCGAGTCACTCACTGCCGACGCTCTCGCAACTGGAAAGGCCTTGTTCAGACAGCACGAACCGTTCTCGTTCGTCGACGCGTGCATCGTTGCGTATATGCAGACCGAAGGGCTCGGCTACCTCTACGCATTTGACGGTGACTTCGATGCGGCCGAGGACGTATACCGGCTCAACACAGCCACAAATCCGTACGATCCAGATTGA
- a CDS encoding ATP-binding protein, which produces MAKFVNRTEELRRLHELYESDEPELAVIFGRRRLGKTELVKQSLTEYDEAIIYQAKQKTSALQLQQFIEVAADTYPGITRIREDWEAVLGYLADQDSIVVLDEFPYLVEQDESLPSVLQAMFDHELEGSQATIVLVGSSISMMEEAALLGNSPLYGRSSLKLDIRQLPFDAAVEFFSDSYAPEDHVFTWGVFGGVPYYLEDVSPDASLGENIHRTILSRHGSLHNEPDYVLRMELTEPTRYFSILEAIAGGKTSRNEIAGATGIDYNQLSKYLNRLERLRLIDQHVPITERKERTKRSKYRIRDHFFRFWFHFVYGTGDRYDELGTEAYEVLIEPELADFVSPAFEELCCAALRTLYPEYTITDTGKWWYQDHEIDVVGLTNSETLLVGECKFQESPLNYEAFSKLQDHVEELRWTPPAGGSRDHEYALFSRSGFTSSIKEAATQRDDLRLFTVDDVVKAL; this is translated from the coding sequence ATGGCCAAATTCGTTAATCGAACGGAGGAGCTTCGTCGACTCCACGAACTCTATGAGTCCGACGAGCCAGAGCTTGCAGTAATATTTGGCCGGCGGCGTCTCGGCAAGACAGAACTCGTCAAGCAATCGCTCACAGAATATGACGAGGCGATAATTTACCAGGCAAAGCAGAAAACGAGCGCGTTACAACTCCAGCAGTTCATCGAGGTCGCAGCAGACACGTATCCTGGAATTACCCGGATCCGCGAAGACTGGGAAGCTGTTCTCGGCTATCTCGCTGACCAGGATTCGATCGTCGTCCTCGACGAATTCCCGTATCTCGTCGAACAAGACGAGAGTCTCCCGTCAGTACTACAGGCGATGTTCGACCACGAACTCGAGGGGTCCCAGGCAACCATCGTCCTCGTCGGCTCTTCGATTAGCATGATGGAGGAGGCTGCCTTACTCGGGAATAGCCCACTGTACGGCCGGTCGTCTTTGAAACTGGATATCAGACAACTCCCGTTTGACGCTGCAGTGGAGTTTTTCTCCGATAGCTACGCTCCAGAAGATCACGTTTTCACGTGGGGTGTCTTTGGCGGTGTCCCGTACTACCTCGAAGACGTATCACCGGACGCGAGCCTGGGAGAAAACATCCATCGGACAATCCTCTCACGACACGGATCCCTGCACAACGAACCTGACTACGTCCTCCGGATGGAACTCACCGAACCGACGCGGTACTTCTCGATACTCGAGGCGATTGCCGGCGGGAAGACGAGCCGAAACGAGATCGCCGGTGCGACCGGAATCGATTACAATCAACTGTCGAAATATCTGAACCGCCTCGAGCGGCTTCGGCTGATCGACCAGCACGTACCGATTACCGAGCGGAAAGAACGAACCAAGCGAAGCAAGTATCGAATTCGCGATCACTTCTTCCGGTTCTGGTTCCACTTCGTCTATGGAACTGGGGACAGGTACGACGAACTCGGCACAGAGGCCTATGAGGTGCTTATTGAGCCCGAACTCGCTGACTTCGTAAGTCCGGCGTTCGAAGAGCTGTGTTGTGCTGCCCTGCGAACGCTCTATCCCGAGTATACGATTACGGATACAGGGAAGTGGTGGTACCAAGACCACGAAATCGACGTCGTTGGACTGACAAACAGCGAGACGCTGCTCGTCGGTGAATGTAAATTCCAGGAGTCGCCGCTGAACTACGAGGCGTTCTCGAAGCTGCAAGACCACGTCGAGGAACTACGATGGACTCCACCAGCGGGCGGAAGCCGAGACCACGAGTATGCGCTGTTTTCACGGAGCGGTTTCACTTCATCTATCAAAGAGGCAGCCACCCAACGAGATGACCTGCGTCTATTTACTGTCGATGACGTCGTCAAAGCGCTGTGA
- a CDS encoding RNA ligase family protein: protein MKAYPSIPRVENAPDRLFDSGHLWLLEKVDGANFRFQLQESGLIRFGDRSRVYDDPDDVPEPYQHAVRHVQENLERDALRSAVDDVEDVVFFGEAMHRHTIEYDWERTPSFLGFDVWSAEVGAFRPPDAVEGIFEGIGLEAVNAVERELHTRDFDPDSYTIPDSAWYNGPAKGVVIRNKQGDRAKLLHPDFQDVDETTPVDASAEELAATYATRRRFETVAATLEDRGQPVTFETLYERVLEDIVREEHKQLYDGEGSLEMGTFRSEVSALTREFLEEWRDGE from the coding sequence ATGAAAGCATATCCATCGATTCCACGCGTCGAAAACGCTCCCGACCGACTCTTCGACTCGGGCCACCTGTGGCTCCTCGAGAAAGTCGACGGGGCGAACTTTCGTTTCCAGCTTCAGGAGTCGGGGCTGATTCGCTTCGGCGATCGAAGCCGCGTCTACGATGATCCCGACGACGTCCCGGAGCCATACCAGCATGCCGTCCGCCACGTCCAGGAGAACCTCGAGCGCGACGCGCTCCGCAGTGCCGTCGACGACGTGGAGGACGTCGTCTTCTTCGGCGAGGCCATGCATCGTCACACGATCGAGTACGACTGGGAGCGCACGCCGTCGTTTCTGGGCTTCGATGTCTGGTCGGCCGAGGTGGGCGCGTTCCGCCCACCGGATGCCGTCGAAGGGATCTTCGAGGGGATCGGCCTCGAGGCCGTAAACGCCGTCGAACGGGAACTCCACACGCGGGATTTCGATCCGGACTCGTACACGATTCCGGACTCTGCGTGGTACAACGGGCCTGCCAAGGGAGTGGTGATTCGGAACAAACAGGGCGATCGCGCGAAGTTGCTCCATCCTGACTTCCAGGACGTCGACGAGACCACTCCCGTGGATGCGTCGGCCGAAGAGCTAGCGGCGACGTACGCGACGCGACGGCGGTTCGAGACGGTCGCAGCGACACTCGAGGACCGTGGCCAGCCCGTGACCTTCGAGACGCTGTATGAACGTGTCCTCGAGGACATCGTCCGTGAAGAGCACAAGCAGTTGTACGACGGTGAGGGGTCACTCGAGATGGGGACGTTTCGGTCTGAAGTCTCTGCGTTAACGCGGGAGTTTCTCGAGGAGTGGAGAGACGGCGAGTAG